A single genomic interval of Planktothrix sp. FACHB-1365 harbors:
- a CDS encoding transglutaminase family protein produces MKTPPFLLGATLIFWGWQTGLLAFALPMALILESSRFIQWRWNFSSQDIRNIANFCLILVILIGIILIINTHSIQFIYTLLQWLPIILFPLVLAQIYSINETIDIRTLFLLLNFFSSPHQKPEEFYLNLTYFYFILCILSTSAVNIQDISFYIGMFLLVAIALFSSRSKRFSPLIWIGLILCAGSLGLVGQMGLHRLHLSFEQAIIEQLSSLSFQDADPFQKSTAMGDIGVLKLSNKIFFRVATDDPETTPILLRESTYNKYKSSSWFATDSQFKSIQPAQNLTTWQLAQQQKNYYKMIFTGGLNRKKGLLKLPNGTFKLNQLPVLKVEKNQYGTVKVQGNPDLMSYQILFNPTINTDSPPTEDDLQIPPSEKPAISQIVQQLNLKGKPPQEILKQVKGFFEDNFSYSLQLLGKDRGQTPLSSFLLKNRSGHCEYFATATALLLREVGIPTRYAIGFSVSEFSALENQFIVRGRDGHAWTLVYIDGVWQNFDTTPGGWSAIEDAAAPQWEIITDIGSFVGFQLTLFLKYISTLNLLKYSWLLMIPLVLIVIQFSSKKRVHRLTAKRILSKSVFSAQQPGTDSEFYLIERALNELGFFRHSSESLKYWIQRLKQELPKNPLIEDLSAIVELHYRYRFDPQGINNTEREELKVMIKSWLNRYQKKE; encoded by the coding sequence ATGAAAACCCCACCTTTTCTTTTAGGTGCAACTTTAATTTTTTGGGGATGGCAAACCGGACTGTTAGCGTTTGCTCTACCCATGGCTTTAATTCTTGAAAGTTCCCGGTTCATCCAATGGCGTTGGAATTTCTCATCTCAAGATATTAGAAATATTGCTAATTTTTGTTTAATTTTGGTCATTTTAATTGGAATTATTTTAATTATTAATACCCATTCTATTCAATTTATTTATACTTTATTACAATGGCTTCCCATTATTCTTTTTCCGCTTGTACTTGCTCAAATTTATTCCATCAACGAGACTATTGATATTCGGACTTTATTTTTATTATTAAATTTCTTCTCATCTCCCCACCAAAAACCAGAAGAATTTTATCTAAATTTAACCTATTTCTATTTTATTTTGTGTATTCTATCTACCAGTGCTGTTAATATCCAAGATATCTCATTTTATATCGGGATGTTTTTACTCGTAGCGATCGCTCTTTTCTCCAGTCGGTCTAAACGATTTTCTCCGCTAATTTGGATAGGGTTAATTCTATGCGCTGGAAGTTTAGGACTGGTCGGACAAATGGGACTCCATCGCCTGCATTTAAGCTTTGAACAAGCTATTATAGAACAATTAAGCAGTTTATCGTTTCAAGATGCTGATCCCTTTCAAAAAAGTACAGCCATGGGTGATATTGGAGTATTAAAACTTTCTAACAAAATCTTCTTTAGGGTGGCGACAGATGACCCAGAAACAACACCCATTCTTTTAAGAGAATCTACCTATAATAAATATAAATCATCGAGTTGGTTTGCAACGGATTCTCAATTTAAGTCAATTCAACCTGCTCAAAATCTTACAACCTGGCAATTAGCACAACAACAAAAAAATTATTATAAAATGATATTTACTGGGGGATTAAATCGTAAAAAAGGATTATTAAAACTCCCTAATGGTACATTTAAACTTAATCAATTACCCGTTTTAAAGGTAGAAAAAAATCAATATGGGACAGTTAAAGTACAAGGAAACCCTGATTTAATGTCCTATCAAATTTTATTTAACCCGACTATTAATACTGATAGTCCTCCTACTGAAGACGATTTACAAATTCCCCCATCCGAAAAACCAGCAATTTCTCAAATTGTTCAACAACTCAATTTAAAAGGAAAACCCCCCCAAGAAATTTTAAAGCAAGTTAAAGGGTTTTTTGAAGATAATTTTAGTTATTCTTTGCAATTATTAGGAAAAGATCGAGGACAAACACCCCTTTCTAGTTTTTTACTCAAAAATCGATCTGGACATTGTGAATATTTTGCTACCGCAACAGCATTATTATTGCGAGAAGTAGGAATTCCCACCCGTTATGCAATTGGATTTTCTGTGAGTGAATTTAGTGCTTTAGAGAATCAATTTATTGTTCGAGGTCGGGATGGTCACGCCTGGACTTTAGTTTATATCGATGGAGTTTGGCAAAATTTTGATACCACTCCGGGGGGATGGTCAGCTATTGAAGATGCTGCTGCGCCTCAATGGGAAATAATAACAGATATCGGGTCTTTTGTTGGGTTTCAATTGACTTTATTTCTAAAATACATATCAACTCTAAATCTATTAAAATATAGTTGGTTATTGATGATTCCTTTAGTGTTAATAGTTATTCAGTTTTCGTCTAAAAAACGAGTCCACCGTTTAACTGCTAAAAGAATATTATCAAAATCTGTTTTTTCCGCTCAACAACCGGGTACAGATTCCGAATTTTATTTAATTGAGAGAGCTTTAAATGAATTAGGCTTTTTTCGCCATTCTTCCGAGTCGTTAAAATATTGGATTCAACGGTTAAAACAGGAGTTACCTAAAAACCCATTAATAGAGGATCTATCGGCTATTGTTGAGCTTCATTATCGTTATCGTTTTGATCCTCAAGGAATTAATAATACGGAAAGAGAGGAATTAAAAGTGATGATAAAATCTTGGTTAAATCGTTATCAAAAAAAGGAATAA
- a CDS encoding Txe/YoeB family addiction module toxin yields MLRGDPAKGIGKPEPLKHNLSGLWSRRISQKDRLIYKFDDQYVYIFAIGGHYE; encoded by the coding sequence ATGCTGAGAGGTGATCCCGCTAAAGGAATCGGAAAACCAGAACCGTTAAAACATAATTTATCGGGGTTATGGTCAAGAAGAATTTCTCAAAAAGATCGTCTAATTTACAAATTTGATGATCAATATGTTTATATTTTTGCCATTGGAGGTCATTACGAGTAA
- a CDS encoding PAP/fibrillin family protein, protein MMLTQTNLKQQLITKIETVQSQLGGIDGSPVTNIKIKPDLAEEIETMVVQLEAKNPNYRPLLYSPLLLDGAWLLLYSTAREIRSLASLPLGLKVGKIYQIIDVNSRQFFNQAFVRHPLGLISGYVKVTATFEPVIDDNKLPNNRLNVFFQQRYIAISNIIGVKTPQLEPARVVPARNPVGRIPSLEITYLDETFRIGRGGDGSLFVLIKSELE, encoded by the coding sequence ATGATGTTAACCCAAACCAACTTAAAACAACAATTAATCACTAAAATTGAAACTGTTCAATCTCAACTTGGAGGAATAGACGGTTCTCCGGTCACAAATATTAAAATTAAACCTGATCTTGCAGAAGAAATTGAGACGATGGTAGTTCAACTAGAAGCTAAAAACCCTAACTATCGACCCTTACTGTATAGTCCTTTATTATTAGATGGAGCTTGGTTACTGCTCTATTCTACAGCCAGGGAAATTCGCAGTTTAGCTTCTCTACCTTTAGGGTTAAAAGTGGGAAAAATCTATCAAATCATTGATGTCAATTCTCGGCAATTTTTTAATCAAGCCTTTGTTAGACATCCATTAGGATTAATTTCCGGTTATGTTAAAGTAACGGCTACCTTTGAACCCGTTATTGATGATAATAAGTTACCCAATAATCGCCTGAATGTTTTCTTTCAACAACGCTATATTGCTATTTCTAATATTATAGGGGTTAAGACTCCTCAATTAGAACCCGCCCGTGTTGTCCCCGCCCGAAATCCCGTAGGTCGTATTCCTAGTTTAGAAATTACTTACCTTGATGAAACCTTCCGTATTGGTCGAGGAGGAGATGGAAGTTTATTTGTTTTAATTAAGAGTGAATTAGAGTAA
- a CDS encoding type II toxin-antitoxin system Phd/YefM family antitoxin, which yields MNSIPFIQFKNNIQGFLEQVISQHTPLKIIDQNSGDFIIISAEDWEQQQETLYVLQNSYLMEQITHSMATHTQNKGYSPNQEELDEILSI from the coding sequence ATGAATTCAATCCCGTTTATTCAATTTAAAAATAACATCCAAGGCTTTCTTGAACAAGTCATCAGTCAACATACTCCTCTTAAAATAATCGATCAAAATAGTGGAGACTTTATTATTATTAGTGCTGAAGATTGGGAACAACAACAAGAAACCTTATATGTTTTACAAAATAGCTATTTAATGGAACAAATTACCCATTCTATGGCAACTCATACCCAAAATAAAGGCTACTCTCCCAATCAGGAAGAACTAGATGAGATACTTAGTATTTGA
- a CDS encoding PH domain-containing protein, protein MGLIDGLLGNASEIDSQKLQEGLTKLLAEGESIERGYQLVRDLIVFTNKRLIFIDKQGITGKKIEYHSIPYRSIIHFSIETSGHFDLDAELKIWISGSSTPIEREFNRRLNIYEVQSVLAYYVLK, encoded by the coding sequence ATGGGATTAATCGATGGCTTATTAGGTAACGCATCTGAAATCGATTCACAAAAGCTACAAGAGGGACTTACGAAACTTTTAGCAGAGGGTGAGTCTATCGAGAGAGGTTATCAGTTAGTTCGGGATTTAATTGTATTCACAAATAAACGATTGATCTTTATTGATAAACAAGGAATCACAGGAAAAAAAATTGAATACCATTCTATTCCCTATCGCAGTATTATTCATTTTAGCATTGAAACATCGGGACACTTTGACCTAGATGCAGAGTTAAAAATCTGGATATCTGGAAGTTCTACACCCATTGAACGAGAGTTTAACAGACGGTTAAATATCTATGAAGTTCAAAGTGTATTAGCTTATTATGTCCTGAAGTAA
- a CDS encoding DUF58 domain-containing protein, with the protein MKRLFYRLFYFSYAVEQSRKKRFTNRGLIVLAGVVVTALLGLDTNQSLTYQIFTFLVSLLIISRISGLFFRFHFHATRTLPRLATVGIPFKSRIIIHNNTNKPQIGLQIIENFADPRPTLQEFLETPEPKEKQRNPIDKMLGYYRWLWLIDQKQYAIAKPQNLPPLPPHRSTEIEIQITPCHRGILELTSLTISCCDPLGLVNARKTIYLPQKLLILPPLYQVPPIQLPGSRRYQSGGVTFASSVGDSEEFRALRDYRPGDSLRKIHWKSWAKLGKPIVKEEQDEFFVRHALILDTFHPLKYSECLEEAIAIAASLAYQVQTQESLLDLMFVGHEAYSFTFGRGLSHTDKMLEILASVVPCQDKNFDSIIPVILDRISLLSGCICIFIDWDETRKNLIYHLNSLGIHTLVLIVTDKQKSEKSIELDSFNLDLTTFHQLHLGKIKEELMKL; encoded by the coding sequence ATGAAACGGTTATTTTATCGCCTGTTTTATTTCAGTTATGCCGTTGAACAATCTCGCAAAAAACGATTTACAAATCGGGGGTTAATCGTTCTTGCAGGCGTTGTTGTTACGGCTTTATTAGGGTTAGATACCAATCAAAGTTTAACTTATCAAATCTTTACCTTTTTAGTCTCTCTTCTGATCATTTCTCGGATTTCAGGCTTATTTTTTCGCTTCCATTTTCATGCCACCCGAACTTTACCCAGATTGGCAACGGTAGGTATTCCTTTTAAATCTAGGATTATTATTCATAATAACACAAATAAACCTCAAATTGGATTACAAATTATTGAAAATTTTGCTGATCCTCGTCCCACCCTGCAAGAGTTTCTGGAAACTCCAGAACCCAAGGAAAAACAGCGAAATCCTATTGATAAAATGTTAGGATATTATCGCTGGTTATGGTTAATTGATCAAAAACAATATGCGATCGCAAAACCCCAAAATTTACCGCCTCTTCCGCCCCATCGTTCAACGGAAATAGAGATTCAAATTACACCCTGTCATCGAGGTATTTTGGAACTTACCAGCTTAACGATTTCCTGTTGTGATCCGTTGGGTTTAGTAAATGCTCGAAAAACAATTTATTTACCTCAAAAATTATTAATTCTTCCCCCATTATATCAGGTTCCACCGATTCAGCTTCCAGGTTCGAGACGATATCAATCTGGTGGAGTAACCTTCGCTTCATCTGTTGGAGATTCAGAAGAATTTAGAGCATTACGAGATTACCGTCCAGGAGATTCTTTAAGAAAAATTCATTGGAAAAGTTGGGCAAAATTAGGCAAACCCATTGTTAAAGAAGAACAGGATGAATTTTTTGTCCGTCATGCTTTAATTTTAGATACTTTTCATCCGTTAAAATATAGTGAATGTTTAGAAGAAGCGATCGCCATTGCAGCCTCCCTCGCCTATCAAGTTCAAACTCAAGAATCTTTATTAGATTTAATGTTTGTGGGTCATGAAGCTTACTCTTTTACCTTTGGTCGAGGATTAAGTCATACAGATAAAATGTTAGAAATATTAGCATCTGTTGTTCCTTGTCAAGATAAAAATTTTGATTCTATTATTCCCGTTATTCTCGATAGAATTTCTTTATTGAGTGGGTGTATTTGTATTTTTATTGATTGGGATGAAACTCGAAAAAATTTAATTTATCATCTCAATAGTCTAGGAATTCATACCTTAGTATTAATCGTAACAGACAAGCAAAAATCAGAAAAATCTATAGAGTTAGACTCTTTTAATCTCGATTTAACCACGTTTCATCAATTACATTTAGGAAAAATAAAAGAGGAGTTAATGAAACTATGA